From a single Fusobacterium ulcerans ATCC 49185 genomic region:
- a CDS encoding glycosyltransferase — MEKESYLFFTFAIPKVEMVKIFQNDKFPAIQTDKFIWNLIKGIENEKNEIVYISSRPVSDYPYYKEKCISKKEYYINLNRKKIKILEIPFINISVFKIITRLLFGFYYGIKEFKKKKNKKAVIVYSVTIPYLILGYIFSKFYKIELIAIWTDPPSVINQRDSSIKTKLRKIELKLSKFFMRKFDKVISLTKELAEDFCPQKPYLVIEGIINLNSYENKDLEDKKVISDIKNIVYTGTLEEKYGIKNIIDSFKYITVENIELHIYGRGNYEKEIENICERDKRIKYFGFVENEKILKIQKEATFLINARSKEDEYVKYSFPSKMMEYMASGTPVITTILSGFPDEYIEHLICLENNLPETIAKKILEVLSWKTSKRRKIGENARKFILSKSYKEQGKKIKEFIES; from the coding sequence ATGGAAAAAGAATCATATTTGTTCTTTACTTTTGCAATTCCCAAAGTAGAAATGGTTAAAATTTTTCAGAATGATAAATTTCCAGCAATTCAAACTGATAAGTTTATTTGGAATTTAATTAAAGGAATTGAGAATGAAAAAAATGAAATAGTATACATAAGTTCTAGACCAGTATCTGATTATCCTTATTATAAAGAAAAGTGTATTAGTAAAAAAGAATATTACATAAACTTAAATAGAAAAAAAATAAAAATTTTAGAAATTCCATTTATTAATATTTCAGTTTTTAAAATAATAACTAGGTTACTTTTTGGGTTTTATTATGGAATTAAAGAATTTAAGAAAAAGAAAAATAAGAAAGCAGTAATAGTTTATTCAGTAACAATACCCTATTTAATATTAGGATATATTTTTTCTAAATTTTACAAGATAGAACTTATAGCAATATGGACAGACCCTCCTTCTGTTATAAATCAAAGAGATAGTTCTATAAAAACAAAATTAAGGAAAATTGAATTAAAATTATCAAAATTTTTTATGAGAAAATTTGATAAAGTAATAAGCTTAACAAAGGAACTAGCAGAAGACTTTTGCCCTCAAAAACCATATTTGGTAATTGAAGGAATTATTAATTTAAATTCTTATGAAAATAAAGACTTGGAAGATAAAAAAGTAATTTCTGACATAAAGAATATAGTTTATACTGGAACTTTGGAAGAAAAATATGGAATAAAAAATATAATAGATAGTTTTAAATATATAACTGTTGAAAATATAGAACTTCATATTTATGGAAGAGGAAATTATGAAAAAGAAATAGAAAATATTTGTGAGAGAGATAAAAGAATAAAATACTTTGGATTTGTAGAAAATGAAAAAATATTAAAAATTCAAAAAGAAGCAACATTTTTAATTAATGCTCGGTCAAAAGAAGATGAGTATGTAAAATATTCTTTTCCTTCAAAAATGATGGAGTATATGGCTTCAGGAACTCCAGTAATAACAACAATATTAAGTGGATTTCCTGATGAATATATAGAGCATTTAATTTGTTTAGAAAATAATTTACCAGAAACAATAGCTAAAAAAATATTAGAAGTTTTAAGTTGGAAAACCTCAAAAAGAAGAAAAATTGGAGAAAATGCTAGAAAATTTATTTTGAGTAAATCTTATAAGGAACAAGGAAAAAAAATTAAAGAATTTATTGAAAGTTAA